The genome window CCTCATCCCAGCCCATTAGGGCGAGGCTCTCCTCGATGCGGCGAATGGTGACCGGCTCTTGATTGATGCCTAGCACGCAGGCGGCCTCACAGGGAGCTGGGCAAAGTTTTCCGGTGAACTCAGGGAAGTTGTTGGTCGCATGAAGTTCGGCTAAAGCCTCGCGCCAGCGTCCACGATAGGTGAGATCGTTCCAATCTGGGATGATATTTCCTAGGGGACATCCCTGATGGCAAAATGGAATGCCGCAATCCATACAGCGTGCTGCTTGACGTTGTAGCTTCTCGCGAGGAAACTCCAAATAGAACTCGCACCAATCCTTCTTTCTCTCCTCCACGGGGCGGCGCGGAGGTAGCTCACGCTGATACTTCAAAAAACCTTTTGGGTCTGCCATGGCCTTTCATCTCTTGAGAAAAGTTTCCGCGCTTTTATGCGGTTGTAGGGGCACACCCAAATTTGCCACCAATCTCTTTCAAAGCACGGATTCATATTATACACCATACAGTGAGCGTTTTTGACAAAAAGTTTTCGGGCTATCCATTTCGAGCCGCGGGGGAAGAGCCTTGTTTTATCTGTCGAACCTTAGTAAGAGAGCGGGTAATATGTAAAGACGATTTTTGGGCAAGGGTAAGGAAGCAATGGATAGGGTAAGATGGGCTATTTTGGGCACGGGAGGCATTGCGCGCAAGCTGGCTAATGCCATACGCCAATCTCGCCACGGGGAGCTGGTGGCCGTTGCGAGCAGGACACAGGCCTCTGCCGATGCTTTCGGGGAGGAGTTTGGCATTCCACGCCGCTATGAGGGCTATGCACGTGTTTTGGACGACGCCGATGTAGAGGCCGTCTACATCTCGCTTCCAAACCATCTGCACGCGGAATGGACGGTGCGTTGCGCAAACGCCAAGAAGCATGTCCTGTGCGAAAAGCCCTTCACTGTGAACACGGCTGAGGCCGAGCACGCGCTCGATGTCGTTCGACGCGAGAGGGTTTTGTTTATGGAGGCTTTCCAATATCGCTGCCACCCCACGATGCATCGCATCTGTGAGCTTGTTCGTGAGGGTGCTATTGGCGAGTTGAAGCTCATCCATGCGAGTTTTCAGTATAACCTCGGTCCGAAATACGATAACATTCGACTTTCCAACCCAGCCGCAGGTGGGGGCATTATGGATGTAGGATGCTATACCCTCTCCTTCGCCCGCCTGATAGCCGGCGTTGCGGTGGGCCAAACCTGCACCGAGCCGATCGAGCTAAAAGGCTGCGCGCATATCGGGACGGTAAGCCGGGTAGATGAGCAGGCCACAGCGGCCTTGAAGTTTCCAAAGGGGATTGTGGCCTATCTAGCCTGTGGCACTCAGGTGCATTTTGACGCCACCGTGCGCCTTTTTGGAGCGGATGGTAGCCTTGAGGTAGCTAATTTATGGGTACCGCCTTTCGAGGGAAACAGCATTCGCCTACAGCGTGGTGGAAAGACCGAAGAGATTAGGGTAGAGACGAATAACGACCCCTATACAATTGAAGCCGATCTCTTCGCACAGTGTCTGAGGGAAGGACGCTTAGAAGCTCCGACACCTGCCATGACTCATGCAGACACATTGGGCAACATGCAGGCGCTCGATCGGTGGCGTGCAGAGGTGGGCCTCGTCTTCGATGTTGAGCGTACTCAGTAGACGGTTGAACTTTTTGGCCTCCGTCGCGTCTATACCGTTAATTATGGAGGGCTGCAACAAATAGTGCCAGCAAAATGCTGATGTGCCCCGGTGCATAGGGTATAGGCGTTTATGCGTCTAGAGGAGGAGCCAATGTTAACGAAACGTATGATCTACCCCGTATGTGCTGTTCTGGGAGCCTTAACCTTACTGAACGGGCTTCAGAGACAAGCGAGCGCGTTGCCCCAAACGACAGAGGGGCAGGTGTTACAAGGTATGCAAAACCTCTATCTCTCCGGGCCGGTTCTACGGTTCTATGCGAACGCCGACCCCGATGCCGTGCCCTCTATTCCCGATAACCTCTTGCAGTTGGCCAATTTCTCGAAAGGAGCTAACCGTCATATCTATTTGAACGTAGCGCGGGTGCGGCAAGTTATCGCTAACGACGAGGCGTTGGCCGTGTTCTTAAACGACCCCAATGTGGGACCTAGGCTACAACAAGCTTTGCAGCAGGCCCTGCTTTATGCCGGTTTAGAGGCGAATCCAAATGCCGGCTTTAACAGTTATAACGAACTTAATGCGATGTTTGGTGGAAAACGAAGGGCGCGCATTGCTGCCAACCCCAATCGGCTGCTAAAGCGGGGTGGGCAGGTAAGGCCTTCATCTCCACTTGCGACGCCAAATCCGCCTAACTCGGCAACCTCTGTGGCCAGCGACACCCAGCAGACCGTCGGTAACAGCAGTGCCCAACCGAAGAAGGGGGCGAACCTTAAGAACTTCGTCGCCGATGAGCTGCAGAAGGCGCAAGCTGCCGCCATTAATGACTTTACGGTGTTGGTGGGGCTGTCGCCGGATGGGCGGCAGGCGACTCTCTATGTGTTGGGCAGTTTACCCCAACAACAAAACCCAGATGTGCCCGTCAGTTTTACTGTAGAGGGGAGAACCTATCGGGAAGGGGATGCGGACTCGGCAGGAAACGACCAACCCTCCAACTATACGCTGGTGGATAAACTCAACCTGCCGGCAGCTTCGCAAGAGGCTCGCTATTTCTGTTATGTCTACCCGTTGGTAACCCCTGATCCAACCACCCAGATAGATTTTACCGTTCGGTACTGGCCGGCCCCCTTCCTCTCGATTATCCACGATGTTGCATTAGCTCATTCCGGGGTGAGTGCTAGCCCTAACACCATCTACGGTTGGACGGCTGTTCCGCTCACACGCCTGATCCGTTATAACCCTAAGCAGGCTCTTCTCGATTATGTGCTCGATCGCGCCGCCCTTGGAGGGGATGTGCAACAGGCCGAGCAGGAGCTACTTTACGGTAGAGCGCGAAAGCGGCTGCTGCAAAACAGGGCAGCCCAGAAAAGACAGGCGTTGCGCCGTAGGCCAAATCAAAACCTTCAAGGTAGCCCTACTGTGCCTCAAGGCAACTCTGGGCAGAATTAGCGGGTCGGCTTGAAACGAGGGTTTCTACAGGAAATTTTATTTGAAAGGCTCGACTATAGATAAGGAGGCTGTGTGAGAGATATTTTAGTCGCGTTTTAAAGTTAGGGCAGACAAAACCGATCTCCCCCTTCAGTATGAAGGGGTTTTTCTTTGCCAACGATGGCGGCCTAGGCCGTTGCATCGGCTTTAGGGGGTTGTAGAACGTGTGGTGTTGCCTGAGCTCGCGGTGCCCTCGTCTACCTCTACTTCGACGTTAGCAGGGACAAAGAGATAGACCCGATCGCCAATGCGCTCCACCGTGCCGTCGAGCGCATAGCAGACTCCACTAAGAAAATCTATGATGCGCTCTCCCATCTGGGGGGAGGCTTTCTCTAGGTTGACGATCTGCTGCTCGCCCATTTTAAGCCCATCGGCCGTTACGCGGGCATCCTCGAAAACCTGAGCATTCCGCCGCACGGCCACACGGCTTGTGCGAGCCGTGTGAAGGCGCAGAGGTTGTTGAGGTCTACGAGCGACCTCCGCTTCACTAGGATGCTCTTCAGCCTCGTCCTCCTGATCGTCGGGGCCTAAAAACATGTCTTTGATGCGGTGAAGCAGGCTGCGGTGCTCTTGTTCTTCAAATGAAGGTGAATTCACAGTCTACCTCCTTAGAAGGTGTTGATCGAATGTGGCGATGAAACTCTCTCCGATAGCATAGAAGTGCGTTCGTTTGTACGTAAGATAAGACTGGGAAAAGATACCACTTCAGCCCTTGCCACTGTTAGAAAGTATATCGCTTTACTCTTAGTTTAGCAGAAAAAAAGCGAGGATGCAAGAGGTTTAATGGATTTTTTAGAAAATTTTCTCACTTTTTTGCGATATGAACACCTTTTCTATGGCCATGGAAGGATAGAACTGTTTTCGGTGTCTTGTGTGACACAGGTTTGAGAGTTGCGGGTATAATGCCGAGTTGAAAAAATACGAGACGAGGATCCGCTTTTCATAGAAGACGTATGCGACTACTGACGTTTTTAAAAAGCAAGATACATCATGCACGAGTAACCGATGCTAACGTGAACTACGAGGGGAGTATCACGATAGATCGGGAGCTAATGGAGCGTGTGGGGCTGCTGGCCGGTGAGCTCGTACATGTGTGGGATGTAGAGAATGGGGAACGCTTCGAGACCTATGTGATGGAAGGCGAGGCAGGAAAAGGGGAGATCGTGGTGAACGGAGCAGCTGCTCATAAAGTGCGCGTTGGTGACAGGGTAATTATTGTGGCCTTTTGTTTGAGTGAAGAACCGGTAAAAGCGAGGGCTATCTTGGTTGATGCGCAGAACCGTTACCTCCACGATCTCTAAAG of Chthonomonas calidirosea T49 contains these proteins:
- a CDS encoding Gfo/Idh/MocA family protein gives rise to the protein MDRVRWAILGTGGIARKLANAIRQSRHGELVAVASRTQASADAFGEEFGIPRRYEGYARVLDDADVEAVYISLPNHLHAEWTVRCANAKKHVLCEKPFTVNTAEAEHALDVVRRERVLFMEAFQYRCHPTMHRICELVREGAIGELKLIHASFQYNLGPKYDNIRLSNPAAGGGIMDVGCYTLSFARLIAGVAVGQTCTEPIELKGCAHIGTVSRVDEQATAALKFPKGIVAYLACGTQVHFDATVRLFGADGSLEVANLWVPPFEGNSIRLQRGGKTEEIRVETNNDPYTIEADLFAQCLREGRLEAPTPAMTHADTLGNMQALDRWRAEVGLVFDVERTQ
- a CDS encoding cell division protein SepF produces the protein MNSPSFEEQEHRSLLHRIKDMFLGPDDQEDEAEEHPSEAEVARRPQQPLRLHTARTSRVAVRRNAQVFEDARVTADGLKMGEQQIVNLEKASPQMGERIIDFLSGVCYALDGTVERIGDRVYLFVPANVEVEVDEGTASSGNTTRSTTP
- the panD gene encoding aspartate 1-decarboxylase, whose amino-acid sequence is MRLLTFLKSKIHHARVTDANVNYEGSITIDRELMERVGLLAGELVHVWDVENGERFETYVMEGEAGKGEIVVNGAAAHKVRVGDRVIIVAFCLSEEPVKARAILVDAQNRYLHDL